DNA sequence from the Eulemur rufifrons isolate Redbay chromosome 6, OSU_ERuf_1, whole genome shotgun sequence genome:
GTCATTTACACCAAACATGAGTACCACATCCAGTCATAATGTTCTCACTTCTTTTTGCACTTGGAACAGTTTGCTTCCTTGAATTGATTCAAAGTAGAGTCTCTTCTATATTGTCCGAGCTTCACTATTTTAGTAAGAGAGTTTCTAAGCTGGAGTAGGGCATATATAAGTCCTGTATGTTACACTGAGACCACACATCTACCTCCACTGCCACCTACGTACGGACTAATTGTGTTCAGAAAGACAGCTGCATGAGTGAGAGGAGAGAACAAACATGAATGGCAGGATATTACTTCCTAGGCTATCCTTGGGGTAAACTCTGGTATTTATtaatcctttgcttttttttatttcagcttattatgggggtgcaaaagtttaggttatgtatattgcccatgctcccccatccccccaagtcagagcttcaaacgtgtccattccccagacagtgcgcagtAAAATCCTTTACTTTTTGAAGGGCCTCATAATTTTGAAATTgcattttgtaatatatattattttacaatttccCTGTGTAGCAAATGGggctattttacagatgagaaaatcaaaattCTATAAGTTTAAATTGACTTGACCACAGATAATAAATGCAAAACCAGGACTAGAATTGGAGTCTCCTAAATATTAACCCAAGACATTTCTACCTTTCCATCATGAACAATTTTGGAATGAAactcaaaggatttttaatgtgGCTCCTGAAAAAAACAATAGTTGGACCACAAAGAATATTCTTCTGCCTCTAGGGTAAGTCTTCCTTATCATAAAAGTTATAgcactaaaaagtagaaaaataatttacttgaATCCtattattttgtagatgagaaatctgagtCTTAATGACTTCCTCAGAGTCACTTAATTATTTTGATCAAATGGACATTatgtatgtaaagtgcctagTCTAAGGTCTACTGCACAATAAGCAtttataaatactattattacttatgatagtattaataatagttattatagtcttttttttacatttttctaaaaaatattaattatgagggtagaagttttttggtttttttttttaaacatggatatctcgtataatgcttaagtcagggacattggtgtgcccatcaccagaatagtgttcatcgTGCACAATTGGTAAGTTTTTATGTGACACCCACCCTTCCAACCTCCCCCTTTCTTGGTtgtttatatcactttgtgcctgTGTGAACCCATCTATTAGCATTTACTTATTTGTGAGAACATATggcatttggttttccattcctgatttacttcacttaggataatggtctccagttccttccatgtttctgcaaataacattatttcattcctttttatggctgagtagtgtgtgtgtgtgtatcacattttttttatGTACTCATGAATTAaggggtacttaggttgattccacacctctgcgattgtaaattgtgctgcaataaacattcaagtgctagtgtctttttgataaaatgacttcttttcctctggacaGATAACtagtagggggattgctggattgaatggtaagtcaacatttatttctttgaggaatctgcataatgttttccatagatgttgtactaatttgcaatctcaccaacagtatataagcattcttttctgtCTGCcttcacaccagcatctattgtttttttgactttttgataatggccattctgacagggctaaggtggtatctcattatggttttaatttgcatttccctgattagttatgttgagcatattttttatatgtttgtcgGCCATTTTTCCATCGTCTTTCtataagtttctgttcatgtcagttgcccactttttgatggggttgtttgttttttttttctttctgatttgtttgaattctttgtagattctggatatcagttctttcttggatgtatagtttgctaatattttctcccattctgtagattgtctatttactctcttgattatttcctttgctatgcagaaggtttttaaatttaattaagtacCATTTATCTATAtatgttgttgctatatttgcctttgggacCTTAGTCATATATTCTTCATAGGcagatgtctagaagagttttccctacattttcttccagactttttatcatttcatcccttaaatttaggtctttaatccatcttgaatcagtttttgtatatggcaagagataggaatcctttttcattcatttgcatgtatctatccagttttcccagcaccatttattgaatagggcttctttcctCGGTGTgtgtttttgtatgctttgttgaagatcagttggtttcgttgtagatagatggttttattcctgcattctctgttctgttccaatGGTCTATGTCTCCACTTTTATACAAGTACCATGCTtctttggttactatatccttgtagtataatttgaagtcaggtaatatgatgcctccagatttattctttttgcttaagattgccttggctattcaggctctattttggtttcaaatgaagcttgggattattttctctagatctgtgaaaaagaTTCTTATGTTCTgctggggattgtgttgaatctataaatcacattgggaaatatgaacattttaacgatgttgattctaccaatctatgagcaggggatgtttttccatttgtttgtgtcatctgccatttctctcatcaatgttttgtagctttccttgtagaggtctttaacCCCTTTTGTTAAGAATATttcaaggtattttattttctttgtagctattttgTGTgttattgagtccttgatttgactctccaTTTgttattagtatacagaaatgctactgattggtgcacattgattttgtaacctgaaactttgctgaatttatcaatttcaggagtcttttggtgATTCTTTAGGGTTTTATAGATACGAGATCGTatatcagcaaaaagcaatagtttgaccttctctttcctgatttggatgacttttatttctttcttgtcatgattgctctgactaggacttccaatactgtgttcaatagaagtagtgacagtgtgcacccttgtcttgttccagttgttagggggaatgctttcagcttttccccgtTCACTATGATGTTGGATATGGTTTTGTGATACATGGCTTTTATGAGTTTGGGTGTTTTTCTTTTACACCTAGTTCTTTGagggtttttgtcatgaaagggtcCTGGACTTTATTgcatgttttttctgcatctattgaggggATTATGTtgtcttgtttctgtttctgcttatgtggtgtatgtggtgtatcatgtttattgatttgcaaatgttaaacaatctttgcatccctgggatgaaaccaaCTTGAGCATGGTGGATCATCTTTGTGATGTGCTGTTGAGTTCAgttctggtattttgttgagcattttgcaggtatattcataagggatattggtctgtagttttctttttttgttttgtcctttgcTGTCTTTGATATCTAGGTGATACTGACTTTATAAAGTGAGTTAGGAAGGATTgtctccttctcaatgttatggaatagtttctgtaggataggtaccagtagGTACCTatttgtaggtctgatagaacttggctgtgaatctgtcttgtctgagaatattttttggaggggaggattttttattgcttcaatctcactgctcattattggtttgttcagtgtttgtatttcttcctgattctggTTTGGGAAGTTGTTTGTTTCCAAggatttatccatttcctctagcttttctagtttctttgcaTAGAGGCTTTTGTGGtattcacaaatgatatttttgtGTTGCTGCAATATCTttctaatgtctcctttttcatttctctttgaggttatttgagtcctttctcttctatttcttgttAATCTGGCTAGGGGTCTAtcaatttggtttatcttttcaaggaaaCAACTTTATGTTtcattgatacttttttttttttttttttggtttttacttatttagttcttttcttagcctttgttatttattttctgtgggtttgatttgttcttctttttctagttccttgagatgtgacattaggttgttaatttgtgattatttttttaatgtaggcatttgaAGCTATGAAGTTTCCCCTTAGGGGTCCTTtcactgtatcccatagatttttgatCAGTTCaggaatcttttaatttcaatcTCAATTTTAACATTGACCCAAATATCATTCAGCAtcacattgtttaatttccatgactttgtgtacatttgtgtgtttctgtaggaattgatttctagttttgttccagtgtggtctgagaaaatatgtggtgtgattttgctttttttgaatttgctaagagttgttttgtggcctaagatatgatcaatcttggaaaatgtcccatgtgctgattagaaaaatgtatattcagtagttttggggtagaatgttctgtaaatgtcttctggtccatttgttctagtgtCTTGTTTTAGTCCAGTGTTTCTCTATTCACTTTTCTACTTTAAcaatctgtccagttctgtcagttgAGTGTTGAAGTCCTTGACTATTAAGAtgctattgattatttctttgcctAGATCTGGAAGAATTTGCTTTATCaaactgggagctcctgtgttaagtgcatatatatCTAGCATTGtgatgtcttcttgttgaatttctccctttccccttatACAATGACcgttttgtggttttctttttaactacTGTTAATACAAAGTCTATTTTATTGGATATgggaatggctacacctgctaaTATTTCTAGCAGGCCTTGCACAAAGAAGCTGACGTGGCTCTTAAGTACCTCATCCCCTTTGACAGTGTATGTCAGGAGAGCACATTCCTCAGTTGATCTGGAATGGGAAATACCTGCAACAGATGTAATTGTGAAAATTATACTAAGGCTGTTTAAGCCATCGAATAACATACACTGCAGTTACAGGAAATAATATAGCAGCAGAGGCAGAATAATTACTTTAATTCTGGTATGTAAAGATTGGTTCAATTGGCAAGAGTTAATGGAAATGTTTTTCTCAGGGTCCTAGAAGATGTCCAACCTGAGCCCTTTCATAGAAAGGACAATAGGGCATTCTATCTATGTTAACCAACTCTACACTTCTTACAATTTGAATTTCCTAGAACAATAAAATTTCAGTGAGGGACCACCACAGGGTTGCCAAAAATTTAGTTTTCCAAGTAAAGACATTCAAAcacaatatacaaataaataagcaaacaactgAAAAATGTAACTGTTATTTACTGTCAGGACCATatcataaaatgaaagaatattttgaatccCCCAAATTTGAAAAAGTATAAATGATAACCTCAAAAAAGGATACTCTTTATGTttagttttaggaaaaaatttatattattcttgTTCCCCccacttttaaattaaaacaaacaaacaaacaaaactgatgaATCTTAGTCCAGAACTAGCAACTGACTTCAGACAAAATCTATCTTGGGAATCATTGATCTAGGTTCTCTGAGTTACAGAATCCTTATtggtaacattaaaaaaaatgaataagaaaccTCTTTTGGGATCTTCATGACTCTTAAGATAGATAGCAATAGGGATCCCAGAGCTTGTGTTATTATGTTTTTGCAGAgggttattaaattttttaaaatatttttttattcttatttcagcatattgtggggattcaaaagtttaggttacgtatattgaccttgccccccgccccccaggcagagcttcaaacgtgtccatccacTATACAGtacacattgcactcattatgtatgtatacacccatcacctcccccacccacatctgcccaacacctgatcaatgttattcctaaatgtgcttttaggtgatgatcagtgaaaccaatttgatggtgagtacatgtggtgcttatttttccatgagCTGGTATACCAGTAATCTCTGGTCTCAATAGGTCTTGGGGGACTTAAGTATGCGTGtgtgagttttgtttttctaatgagATCCCTAAGCTCTCTAAACCTCAGATAAAAGCTGCATATCATGCCACCCTCTTTCTTTTAAGATTGGGAAAGCTAGGTATCATGATCTGCTTCAAGGTCTTAAGAGTTTGCACTATCAGATGAAGTTTGATGTTTTACTTTTAGCCAGCCAGATAATTCAGTCCTTGACATATAAACGTGTATTAGTCGGTAGCAGAGATTTTGTTCTCTGTTGGCTGTAACAGGGGTCTGTGACATGCGCAAAGCAAGCAATTCCTAAGAACTTCAATCTCTGTACAGGATCAAGGTGAGTGTCCACTTTCATTTATGGCAATTGTATCATATCCAATAGAAGGACGGTTGGTGATTAGTGACAGTGCTAAACAACATGCAACATTTTTGATTTACCCAGAAGCATGTGCCCCACTGTTCTCTTCATTTGGTTatgtcttcctttctcctcttctagtAATCTTTCCTTGTCACTTGCTTATAACTTGGGTCACACAATCTGCAGGAATGATTCCCAGTTCAAATTCAACCAGCTTTAGTATAGTGAGCCTCACTGGGGTTTCCATATGACTGAAGATTTTTCTTCCCTGAAGTGCTGCTGTCTTCTGTATTTGTtactgttatttgttttcttgtacaCCAGAAACATACAAGTTTCTAAGAGATAAAGATACAAGGGCAGATACAATCCCAAGTATTCATTTTTAGATCGAATATGAAACATGAATTCCTCCCTTTTCATCTATCTTGAAGGAATGTTCTCAGGACACTAGGAGATAGGTCAAGGGTCCATTCTGCCTGCACAGCCCTGCTTTGTTTCCTCCTGGCCTCAGAAGCCTTGCCCCTTTCATATAAAGAGCCTTCAATGCCCCAAACCCTCTAAAAAAAGGCTGAACACTTCCAACTCTTCTTAAAATTTCCAAATCTAGAGAAACAAGTGTTTAAAAACCTAAACAGCcccaaatgtttaaaatattttcatcattcctACCAAGGTAAAGGATCTAAGTTGAAGAAGAAACACATGTGTCTGTCTTTTCTTCATAAGAAGATAGTGTAGATAGTGTATTTTCTATCTCTCACATCATGTGACTTTCTATATtcaatcacatttaaaaatatgtaccacattaaattttttttgtgacagatgttttataggaaattaaaatttaggCATATACATGACACAAACATTATATATAGTACACTTTCCATGGTGGGAGTTACGATACTGCTCACAGAAAGGCCCCAATTCAAACTACATAATGCATATGCTAAAATAGTACACATGGGGACAAGAGGGAGAACCAGATGGCCTTTTGGTTTCGGTTTAAATAACCTCTGGATGCATTCAAGTAATACTGATCCTTTCATGTTCAAAAAGCTTTTAATAAATTCAGAGtaaaattaattgaaatgtatataatatgATTTAATTGTTGCACAGTATGTccaatatacaataaaaaaactCACGAcacttgaagaaaaaagaaaaaaaatctattgcacCCACAAGTAAAAagactttattcatttttggGATGCTGCAAttcagtatataaatatttacacacttTAGTAAACACAGAGTCGTACATGTAATGCAGCATTACGGGTGAGAAGACCCCTTTAAGTCTCAAAAGTAAATGCCAAGTGTCCACATAGAGTTCCGCGTGCCCAGGTTCATTTCCCCATCATTATTCTCTTCATTATTCCAGTCACAAGCAGTCAGTCTCTCTACCTCCCTCCCGCACATTTTGAGGACTGACGTTTCTCACCAGACACCTCGGACATTCTGCAATCTCAACAGCAGCGCTCTGCCCCCTTGCTGGGTCTCTTGCAGTGTCTCCATCTTAGTGTCCTATTAAATAATCCTGTGTAGAGTCTGAAGCAAATGAATCCCCATCCTCTTTATCCGAATCATCGCTGCTGTCATCGGCAGCTGGCTCTCCTGTAAGGGCTACGCGAGCATAATCGTCTGTGTCTGTGGATTTTCAAAAGTGGATGGCGTATTTCAACTTCTCCTCCAGCACCGGTTTACAGGAATACCTGGGCAACTTCAGCAAAAAGAAACAGGTGTAGGATTCGGGAAGGAAGTGATCAGGAGGGTTGTATTTATCCAATACCTGGATGACAAAGTCTTTGCCCCGGAAGTCAGCAATTGTCCTGGGCAGTCTTGTCCACCCCACACAAAACGAAGAAAGAGGGAGTGCTCTGAGTTGGAGAAGGACTCCATCACTTCCCAGAACCACTGGATCAGGGATGCAGAAGGCTCGATCCCCTTATATGTCGCCACCACCCATTCACATTAAATTTTGACTggtgtttttaaataatgaatcttTGCATTCAATATTTTGATCATAATAATCCTTTGCAACAGGTATGACCATTCCCACTTCATAGATTAGAACACTGAGGTTtatattaaatgacttgcccaatgtTGCAAACTGATCTGAAATAAAGTCAGCCCTTGAAATAAGCTTACCTTGACACCAAAACTTTTTCATGGGTTTGCTAAGTAGCCTATAAGTTCACCTTCTTAAAttgattcaacatttttttcttattaaatagaTGTGTGAAGTGGTGAGTTCACAATGTTGAACAGATTTCTTTTCACTGGGCTATTTACAGCCTTTAATGCACAGTTGTTCACTATGAACTTTTAAGAGAGGTATatggaaatactttaaaatggaATCAGAcctatttgtttacttttgttctttttcttcacagAACATCTTGACTATTGCCTGGGAAATGCTATCAACACATTGACTCAGTGTGCCCCTTTAAGGATGCTATgggaaaatgttctttaaataattttgtacatttaATATTGTGTTAGATAAAAGGCTCTTCCAAAGCCAAAAACATCtcttttttccctgtattttctcTATGCTCCCATCAACTTTAggtaaaattaagaaacaaagacGTTTGTATTGGGTCTCTGCTATTCCTGTTTTGAACCAGTTTAGGGGTGTGCCATGTCCCCAGGTTGCTCACTACGCAGGACCCCTACACCCTGTTGTTGCACATCTTCCATAGTTGTCCTTTCCTTGAAGTGTTTTGAAATCTGGACCATTCTGTGACATCTCATCATGTCCAAATTTCCTTGCAGTCTCTATTCTCTCAGTTTTGTAACAAAGTAGAAGACAATAGATGTTAGTGATAGATATTAATTCATAACTTAAGAAAAAACAGAACTTAGTGGGAAAAAACAGAGACTCTGGCACTATACTTCCTAGATTCTAACCCTGACTCTACTCTTaaattctctgtgcttcagttttttcatcaGTAAAACAGAGATATAAATAATAACTACTCTTTTGacaaattaaataacatatgtaaagcacttagaggTAATGTACAattaatgaagaagaaagaggaggcagagaagaagaagaagaagaaggaaaagataaaagaggagggagaggagttgGGGAATCACTATTGTCATTTCTGGTCACCTTTTCTAAATAGAAGAATAgaataactattaatagtacCCTGACAACACACACAGTCATCAGAAATGGCTCCACCAGGGAAGCAGTTCATGTTGAAAAAGGGTAGAAGAACTAGATTCCAGTGCTGCTTCTGGGAAAAAATGCAgcatgttcttttatttcttcagatcCAAAGGCCAAACCACCAAGGGTAGCGAACTTCAGAAAGTTCAAGATTTACAATAATGGCAACATTATTCTCAAACACACTCAGAAGTACCCTTTTGTTGCCACAGTAAGAGCTGTTCTGTAGGGTTTCAGAGGCTCATAAGTAAGGGCATAGTTCACTGCTATGTTTCCAGGCAGCTGACTTTGTTGAGGTGTGAGGAGACTCTGTGAACTTTATAGATGAGCACCTGAGTTGTAAGAGCCTGTCCTTCATCGGTGATTCCTATAGGGACGCTTCTGCCTCCCTCATCCTCCCCAAGCTTAGCAGAGGACCAGGAGGTGTTATATGAGGGCTCCAGCTTCTGCAGAACAGATACGCTGGACTGGTAGGGGCATTTCTAGTCACAGAGTAACGATTATATTCCTTACATTCAATTCCATGCCCACCATCACTCTAATTGGAAATAACAGACTATTTTCAATGCTCTGAGGCCCGagtctttgttttctccttgtATGCAGATGTTGTTGGAGATGCCTGCAGGCATGAGGGTAGGAGAGAACTGGGGAAATTGAAAAAGTGATTAGAATCTTCCATCAGTCTCTTCTACTGTTTAACTGTCaacaaatgtctatcaataatTCTTCCCAGAAAGCAAACATTTGGTTTTGCTTCCGAATTCAGAAGGTCAAGGTTTTTAAGTCAGCTCAGGAGCACTTTTTTTGTGATCTAAATTCTGGACCAACTTGGAGGAGGCCAAGGGAGCTTTGGGGAGATAGGACAGAGGAATCAGGAACAGAGACGATAAAAACTATGACTAGTTTTTTGGCTGTTGTCAACCTCCCTTATGTAGGTCTGGTTTTATTCAGAAGAGGAGTGAAAGTTTATGTTAATGTAATtgtcaatttacatttccacagAGACCTCAGAAGAGAAATGGCCACAGGAAATCATTCTGCAGCAGCCGAATTTGTGTTAGTGGGTTTGACACAGGAACCAGAGTTCCAGCTGCTCCTTTTCCTCCTGTTCCTGGGAATCTATGTGGTGACTGTGGTGGGGAACCTGGGAATGATTCTCCTGATTGCAGACAGCCCTCTGcttcacacccccatgtactATTTCCTCAGCAGTTTGTCCTTCATCGATCTCTGCTATTCCTCTGTCATCACCCCCAAAATGCTGGTGAACTTCCTAGGCAAGGAGAATACGATCCTTTATTCTGAGTGCATGGCCCAGCTCTTTTTCTTTGCGGTCTTTGTGGTGGCTGAGGGTTACATCCTGACTGCCATGGCATATGATCGCTACGTTGCCGTCTGTAGCCCACTGCTTTATAACGTGGTCATGTCCTCTGGGGTCTGCTCACTGCTGGTGCTGGCCGCCTTCATCCTCGGCTTTCTCTCTGCCTTGGCTCATACAAGTGCCATGTTGAAACTGTCCTTCTGCAAATCCCACATCATCAATCATTACTTCTGTGATGTCCTTCCCCTCCTCAGTCTCTCCTGTTCCAACACGCGCCTCAATGAGCTTCTGCTTTTTATCATTGCGGGTTTTAACACTTTGGTGCCTACCCTGGCTGTTGCCATCTCCTATGCCTTCATCTTCTACAGCATCCTTCACATTCGGTCCTCAGAGGGCCGGTCCAAAGCTTTTGGAACTTGCAGCTCTCATCTCATGGCTGTGGGCATCTTCTTTGGGTCTATCACCTTCATGTATTTCAAGCCCCCTTCAAGTAATTCCCTGGACCAGGAGAAGGTGTCCTCTGTGTTCTACACCACAGTGATCCCCATGCTGAACCCTTTAATATACAGTCTGAGgaacaaggatgtgaagaaagcaTTGAGGAAGGTCTTGCTTGGGAGATAAATCCTGATTTTGGCAATTTATAGATGGTAGAAATGAATGGTTCCaatgaaaatatgttctttttgtccattttttcttgttattctattgtaatatacatattacataatatctagatttttaaaaaatactttcccatccataatttattcagttttctcaatgaaatgaaagagaattttattagTCAGGAATTAGTGTTCTTATCTTTTAACAGAAAAACTGaggtttagttttatttttttcttactaactGTAATAGAAAAGGAATGAGAATTCAGATTTTCTCTAATGTTTATTAGTCTACCCTTCCTCATATTCTATGTTTTCTTATTGAATACCTGCTTTGGGAAGGTACTGAATTGTCCACTGATATGAATGCTTAGAGATATATTAGCCTGATTCCAGATATCTATGAAGTCTTGAGGGAATAAGACAAATgcacaagaaaaagaagagaaaaaaaggaaaaaccagtTACAGAACAAGAATAGCAATTCTAGTCAACAGGTCTTACTCAAAAtgcttttgctattttattttctactcagTATATTCAAAatctctttatttccatttccttgttgatcttcatgggtttcttttgtgtgtgtgtgtgtgtgtgtgtgtgtgtactttgtTTTACCACTACAGTTCTATACTAAGGGACCACGGAGCATGTGTCTTCAGGACTGgatcatggttagggtttttattcTGTGTTGCAATGGAGTTGCCTAGGTATGTAAAATCATGCCTCACAGGAAAGGTATAATCTACACATTTGTTTCATTGGGAGAACTGGCCTTGGCAGATTCCGCAACTGAAACTGTGGTTGAT
Encoded proteins:
- the LOC138383727 gene encoding olfactory receptor 8D1; this translates as MATGNHSAAAEFVLVGLTQEPEFQLLLFLLFLGIYVVTVVGNLGMILLIADSPLLHTPMYYFLSSLSFIDLCYSSVITPKMLVNFLGKENTILYSECMAQLFFFAVFVVAEGYILTAMAYDRYVAVCSPLLYNVVMSSGVCSLLVLAAFILGFLSALAHTSAMLKLSFCKSHIINHYFCDVLPLLSLSCSNTRLNELLLFIIAGFNTLVPTLAVAISYAFIFYSILHIRSSEGRSKAFGTCSSHLMAVGIFFGSITFMYFKPPSSNSLDQEKVSSVFYTTVIPMLNPLIYSLRNKDVKKALRKVLLGR